Proteins encoded in a region of the Prochlorothrix hollandica PCC 9006 = CALU 1027 genome:
- a CDS encoding AAA-like domain-containing protein — MNFDRLFHLDQLLANLGEQLAGLETALALAPAADKAPLKLRIRQLREEMQPFEQERDSLRSPTIPFGNMDATTVTTIRYPEGCEPLDSPFYVEVKDWGQCCQELQKPGGLVRIKSPQKMGKSSLLVRLLHKLEGLDCPSVLVDFGQASRDRLENPDIFIQWMCASLGRELRVPVPVMQCWDNIFGANDNATTYLGTHLLGQDEKPLVLAIDNFDRIFESQVITADLCGLLRGWHELAKSKPRWQRLRIVIAHSQDPYAQLDINQSPFNVGLPVQLEDLSAAQIQSLVDRHRFPWSAAEIEDLLALVGGQPYLVRLALYQRATQPIPWADFLAEAKTEAGIYGNYLRGQHQVLVQHPTLAEAMAGVVHSPEPIRVRSDLAFKLVSMGLVTRVGSEVQPRCQLYRDYWTQI; from the coding sequence ATGAACTTCGATCGCCTTTTCCACCTGGATCAACTCTTGGCCAACCTGGGAGAGCAGCTTGCCGGTTTGGAAACAGCCCTAGCTCTAGCGCCTGCGGCAGACAAGGCACCGCTCAAGCTCAGAATCCGTCAGTTACGGGAAGAAATGCAGCCCTTCGAGCAAGAGAGGGATAGTTTGAGATCGCCCACAATCCCTTTTGGGAACATGGATGCAACAACGGTCACGACCATACGATATCCGGAGGGCTGTGAGCCGCTAGACTCACCATTTTATGTGGAGGTGAAGGATTGGGGGCAGTGTTGTCAAGAGTTGCAGAAGCCAGGGGGGTTAGTTCGCATCAAATCCCCCCAAAAGATGGGAAAATCCTCTTTACTGGTGCGGCTATTACATAAATTAGAAGGATTGGACTGTCCATCTGTTTTAGTAGATTTTGGGCAAGCCAGCCGCGATCGGTTGGAGAATCCCGATATTTTTATCCAGTGGATGTGTGCTTCTCTGGGTCGTGAGCTACGGGTGCCCGTACCCGTGATGCAATGCTGGGATAATATTTTCGGAGCCAATGACAATGCCACAACCTATTTAGGCACGCATCTCTTAGGGCAGGACGAGAAGCCGTTGGTCTTGGCGATCGATAACTTCGATCGTATTTTTGAGTCTCAGGTCATTACTGCGGATCTGTGTGGCCTGCTACGGGGTTGGCATGAACTTGCTAAATCCAAACCTCGCTGGCAACGTCTGCGGATTGTCATTGCCCACTCCCAAGATCCCTATGCCCAACTGGATATTAATCAGTCTCCCTTTAATGTGGGGTTGCCTGTACAGTTGGAAGACTTGAGTGCAGCCCAGATCCAGAGTTTAGTCGATCGCCACCGTTTCCCCTGGAGCGCAGCAGAGATTGAAGACCTCCTAGCCCTGGTTGGGGGACAGCCCTATCTGGTGCGGTTAGCGTTGTATCAGAGGGCAACCCAGCCGATCCCTTGGGCTGATTTTTTGGCAGAGGCCAAGACCGAGGCCGGGATCTATGGCAATTATCTGCGGGGGCAGCATCAGGTTTTGGTGCAGCATCCAACACTGGCGGAAGCCATGGCCGGGGTGGTCCACAGTCCAGAACCAATCCGGGTACGATCGGATCTCGCTTTTAAACTGGTCAGTATGGGACTGGTGACACGGGTGGGGAGTGAGGTGCAGCCCCGGTGCCAGCTCTACCGCGATTACTGGACTCAGATTTAG
- the xisF gene encoding fdxN element excision recombinase XisF has product MKIAYARVSSREQSENSHALEQQIARLESSQVDRVIQDVESGSKNSKSPGFRELMDLVKEGKVAEIVVTRLDRLTRSLSSLQKTMEILKAHGVALVSLDDSIDTSTAAGVFHLNMLGALAEMEVGRLSERVRHGWSHLRDRRVAMNPPFGYRKENDQHVLDTTPFLCLISDRSEWSRAKISRYYIDTFLQERSIRLTLRVVYPHFGIQVYRSRRRGPHATRLIRFSPSAFNEWLTNPVLQGHLSYRRNASGNRKREDPKTWQIIPNTHEPLITAEEAAMIKQILSRNRQAKGFGSPKRRHSVSGLVFCGECRSACYHQSGCQNYARSKRLGIPQIIRRYYQCKNWRSRACPQKAMVSLDIIEEAVIAALISRAEDLAKMADTPAPTPEPLALRELRSQLADLNRMAYNPAIENAKAQIKNQIAGMELDLTHTTQESSRLGQLISALADPDFWKEGLEPNEKSQLFQDLVSQVIIKDGAVLEVKLKV; this is encoded by the coding sequence ATGAAAATTGCCTATGCCCGTGTCTCAAGCCGGGAACAGTCCGAGAACTCCCATGCCCTAGAGCAGCAGATTGCACGGTTAGAGTCGTCCCAAGTGGATCGGGTCATTCAAGATGTGGAATCTGGATCCAAGAATAGCAAGTCTCCGGGCTTTCGGGAGCTAATGGATTTGGTCAAAGAGGGCAAGGTTGCCGAGATCGTGGTTACCCGCCTCGATCGCCTGACCCGATCGCTGTCTTCCCTCCAGAAAACCATGGAGATCCTAAAGGCCCATGGGGTGGCCCTAGTCAGCCTGGACGATTCGATCGACACCTCTACTGCTGCCGGTGTGTTCCACCTCAATATGTTGGGGGCATTGGCAGAAATGGAAGTGGGTCGCCTGAGTGAACGGGTTCGCCATGGTTGGAGTCACCTGCGGGATCGGCGGGTGGCCATGAATCCCCCCTTTGGCTACCGAAAGGAGAATGATCAGCACGTCTTAGACACCACTCCGTTTCTCTGCTTAATCTCTGATCGCTCTGAATGGTCTAGGGCTAAGATTTCACGCTATTACATAGACACTTTTCTACAAGAGCGCAGTATTCGCCTAACCCTGCGGGTTGTCTACCCCCACTTTGGCATTCAGGTCTACCGCTCCCGTCGCCGGGGTCCCCATGCTACCCGCCTGATTCGTTTCAGTCCCTCTGCTTTTAATGAGTGGCTCACCAATCCGGTGTTACAGGGCCATCTGTCCTATCGGCGCAATGCCTCCGGCAATCGCAAACGGGAAGATCCCAAAACGTGGCAGATCATACCCAACACCCACGAACCCCTGATCACGGCAGAGGAAGCTGCCATGATTAAGCAAATCCTGAGCCGTAACCGCCAAGCAAAGGGCTTCGGTAGCCCCAAGCGTCGCCATTCTGTCTCCGGCCTGGTCTTCTGTGGAGAATGCAGATCGGCTTGCTACCACCAATCCGGTTGCCAGAACTATGCTAGATCTAAGCGCCTGGGCATTCCCCAGATTATCAGGCGGTACTACCAGTGCAAGAATTGGCGATCGCGGGCTTGCCCCCAAAAGGCAATGGTTTCCCTGGACATCATAGAAGAGGCCGTGATCGCCGCCCTGATCTCCAGGGCTGAAGATCTAGCGAAAATGGCGGATACTCCAGCCCCAACCCCAGAACCCCTAGCTCTCAGGGAATTGCGATCGCAACTGGCCGATCTCAATCGCATGGCCTACAATCCCGCCATTGAAAATGCCAAGGCCCAAATCAAGAATCAGATCGCTGGTATGGAGTTGGACTTGACACACACCACCCAAGAATCCAGCCGTTTGGGGCAATTGATCTCGGCCCTAGCTGATCCCGATTTCTGGAAGGAAGGACTGGAACCCAACGAAAAATCCCAGCTATTCCAAGATCTGGTGAGCCAGGTCATTATCAAAGACGGGGCGGTTTTAGAGGTCAAGCTCAAAGTCTAA
- a CDS encoding MT-A70 family methyltransferase produces MYELIYADPPWSYRDKNKNGNRGAECKYPTMTLDDLKALPIASIAAENSILAMWWVPPQPQEALDLVAAWDFKLINMNGFTWHKQTALGKSFFGLGHWTRGNAECCLLAKRGKPQRACASVPQFLSAQIGRHSQKPAEVRDRLVQLAGDVPRIELFAREGAIGWDHWGNELPQTSVNLATLSQPPAQKLRQLTILEVA; encoded by the coding sequence ATGTACGAGCTAATTTATGCAGATCCGCCGTGGAGCTACCGCGACAAAAACAAGAATGGGAACAGGGGCGCGGAGTGCAAATACCCGACCATGACCCTGGACGATTTGAAGGCGCTCCCCATCGCGTCGATCGCCGCTGAAAATTCCATTTTGGCAATGTGGTGGGTTCCCCCACAGCCACAGGAAGCCCTGGACTTGGTAGCAGCCTGGGATTTCAAACTGATCAATATGAATGGCTTTACTTGGCACAAGCAAACCGCGCTAGGAAAGAGCTTTTTTGGATTAGGCCACTGGACCAGGGGAAACGCCGAGTGCTGCCTACTGGCTAAACGGGGGAAGCCGCAGCGGGCCTGTGCCTCCGTTCCCCAATTTCTATCAGCCCAGATCGGACGGCACAGCCAAAAACCCGCAGAAGTGCGGGATCGCTTGGTTCAGCTAGCGGGAGATGTGCCCCGGATAGAACTATTTGCGCGGGAAGGCGCGATCGGGTGGGACCACTGGGGGAATGAGCTACCCCAGACCTCTGTTAATCTCGCCACTCTCAGCCAACCCCCAGCCCAGAAACTGCGGCAACTAACAATCCTGGAGGTCGCCTAA
- a CDS encoding ASCH domain-containing protein has product MLALSIRQPWAWLITHGYKDVENRTWSTPYRGPLLIHASKSRTAQTYRECQEFLERQGINLELPPLEHLEIGGIVGECTLIDIVTHSPSKWAMAGQYHFVLGKARPLNFRPLQGKLGLFHVYHAAFIPPAPAPQAVHPYGTCHRCESAILIPGAEAFECSKCGWIPRPLNVLGEGERLCTS; this is encoded by the coding sequence ATGCTGGCCCTATCGATCCGCCAACCATGGGCATGGTTGATCACCCATGGCTACAAGGACGTTGAAAATCGCACCTGGTCCACGCCCTACCGAGGCCCGCTGCTAATCCATGCCAGTAAGAGCAGGACAGCCCAAACCTATCGGGAATGTCAAGAATTTTTGGAGCGCCAGGGCATCAACCTAGAACTCCCTCCCCTAGAACATTTGGAGATCGGGGGAATTGTGGGGGAATGCACCCTGATCGATATCGTGACCCACAGCCCCAGTAAATGGGCCATGGCGGGTCAATACCACTTTGTCCTAGGGAAAGCCCGTCCGTTAAATTTCAGACCCCTTCAAGGCAAGCTGGGATTGTTCCATGTCTATCACGCTGCGTTTATCCCACCAGCCCCAGCCCCCCAAGCGGTTCACCCCTACGGCACCTGCCACCGTTGCGAATCCGCCATCCTGATCCCAGGCGCGGAGGCGTTCGAGTGTTCCAAATGTGGCTGGATTCCCCGGCCCTTGAATGTTCTAGGGGAAGGAGAGCGGCTATGTACGAGCTAA
- a CDS encoding helix-turn-helix domain-containing protein → MGFAVPKVLVFILTVKTITIAYAILWPIGHNKTSQFFIQVFQVRFSDWLRRVMNSKALSQSQAADLFGVSQTQISSWLSGKASPSLASVELIAGALDCLPEDVLGEVYGRPKGSGSVITLNQAISVIEALDPDDCMVVCAELLSAAVEKKRLSRK, encoded by the coding sequence ATGGGTTTTGCTGTCCCCAAGGTTTTAGTTTTCATTCTTACCGTTAAGACAATAACTATTGCTTATGCAATATTATGGCCTATAGGCCACAATAAAACAAGCCAATTTTTCATTCAGGTATTTCAGGTGAGATTTTCAGATTGGCTACGGCGCGTAATGAACAGCAAGGCTTTGAGTCAGTCTCAGGCCGCCGATCTATTTGGCGTGAGTCAGACGCAAATCAGTTCCTGGCTCTCTGGAAAGGCATCACCATCTCTGGCTAGCGTTGAGTTGATAGCTGGAGCCCTAGACTGCCTCCCAGAGGATGTTCTAGGGGAAGTTTACGGGAGGCCGAAAGGCTCTGGATCCGTAATCACACTGAACCAAGCGATCTCAGTCATTGAGGCATTAGATCCCGATGACTGCATGGTGGTTTGTGCCGAGCTTTTGAGTGCTGCCGTTGAAAAAAAGAGGCTCAGTAGAAAGTGA